A single Drosophila miranda strain MSH22 chromosome XR, D.miranda_PacBio2.1, whole genome shotgun sequence DNA region contains:
- the LOC108152248 gene encoding probable insulin-like peptide 2 produces the protein MSKIVSVSLVLVLLAVTLSCGVADSSMYMRDQSNHVLCSYKLNEMLSLVCKEFNSVLPHKRGMPAATELDPLDPIQYVEDKEGTASDVLPYPLFGGRFYGGEEALSSLAAVRRRTRQGIADRCCRKPCDISVLTEYCSIPNY, from the exons ATGAGCAAGATTGTGTCGGTATCCCTGGTCCTGGTGCTCCTGGCTGTGACCCTGTCCTGTGGCGTCGCGGACAGCAGCATGTACATGCGGGACCAGAGCAACCATGTCCTGTGCAGCTACAAGCTGAACGAGATGCTGTCCCTGGTGTGCAAGGAGTTCAACAGTGTCCTGCCCCACAAGCGAGGCATGC CCGCCGCCACCGAGCTGGATCCGCTCGATCCCATCCAGTACGTGGAGGACAAGGAGGGCACAGCCTCTGATGTACTGCCCTATCCGCTCTTCGGTGGCCGATTTTACGGCGGAGAGGAGGCTCTAAGCTCCCTGGCCGCCGTGCGCCGTCGCACTCGCCAGGGCATCGCCGATAGATGCTGCCGCAAGCCTTGCGACATTTCCGTTCTAACGGAGTACTGCTCCATCCCCAATTACTAA
- the LOC108152247 gene encoding probable insulin-like peptide 1, whose amino-acid sequence MPSNSQNRLSHRMLGKDTSAITAVQVSRRRWPLVMLIFLAVVQGHVHQLQQGSHKLCGQALSDAMDVVCAHGYNTLPQKRTSTVDAQDDDAPEYALSPLLSSLYGAEVLIKTRRHRRQRSSGGIYDECCVYSCRYEELASYCLPK is encoded by the coding sequence ATGCCTTCAAACAGCCAAAACAGACTCAGCCACAGGATGTTGGGCAAGGACACAAGTGCAATAACGGCAGTACAGGTCTCCAGGCGGCGCTGGCCGCTCGTAATGCTGATCTTCCTGGCCGTCGTCCAGGGCCATGTCCATCAGCTGCAGCAGGGCAGCCACAAGCTGTGCGGCCAGGCCCTGTCCGACGCCATGGACGTGGTCTGTGCCCACGGCTACAACACGCTGCCGCAGAAAAGGACATCCACAGTGGATGCCCAAGATGATGATGCACCCGAGTATGCGTTGAGCCCTCTGCTCTCCAGCCTCTATGGGGCAGAGGTGCTCATCAAGACGCGGCGACATCGGAGACAGCGGTCATCGGGTGGCATCTACGACGAGTGCTGTGTGTACTCTTGCCGCTACGAGGAGCTCGCCTCCTACTGCCTCCCCAAATGA
- the LOC108152252 gene encoding probable insulin-like peptide 3, which produces MQQTKSKSLYLVLILVALVVMGQQTAADMYLCGTELNDALSTMCGRHGYNRMLKRSFDPTDYNDIEGGFGLARMEFDDRSLLHRMLGESAAQLMKTRRRRVGVSDECCLKPCSLGELLNYCAKPPGQYGN; this is translated from the exons ATGCAGCAGACCAAGTCGAAGAGCTTATACCTCGTCCTAATTCTTGTGGCGCTGGTGGTGATGGGACAGCAGACCGCGGCAGACATGTATCTTTGTGGCACCGAACTGAACGATGCCCTGTCCACCATGTGTGGCCGCCATGGCTATAACCGGATGCTGAAGCGGTCCTTCG ATCCGACGGACTACAATGATATCGAGGGTGGATTCGGATTGGCCAGAATGGAATTTGATGATCGCTCGCTGCTCCATCGAATGCTGGGCGAGAGCGCCGCTCAGCTGATGAAGACACGGCGTCGTCGTGTCGGGGTCTCCGACGAATGCTGCCTGAAGCCGTGCTCACTTGGAGAGCTCCTTAACTACTGTGCCAAGCCGCCTGGGCAGTATGGGAACTAA